A genomic region of Rhipicephalus sanguineus isolate Rsan-2018 chromosome 1, BIME_Rsan_1.4, whole genome shotgun sequence contains the following coding sequences:
- the LOC119405993 gene encoding uncharacterized protein LOC119405993 — translation MPTIGADRGFMATTNGLLRIAEITLGLCGLICIESISGECYYAYIHRYEFSLFVVITSFLFAFLVIMVFVLRAQEALARCFNVPLSLLVSDSFIALFYLIVCLLEFTAFCTDPDDNASTKVAGVFAMFAMMCFVVSSYFSYKFFQEERLPALPPPGLHAATVTQVLPK, via the exons ATGCCGACCATCGGCGCTGACCGAGGCTTTATGGCCACCACCAACGGGCTCCTCAGGATAGCCGAAATT ACCTTGGGCCTGTGCGGGCTCATCTGCATCGAGTCGATCAGCGGGGAGTGTTACTACGCCTACATACACCGCTACGAGTTCAGCCTGTTCGTGGTCATCACGTCGTTCCTGTTCGCCTTCTTAGTCATCATGGTGTTCGTGCTGCGCGCCCAGGAGGCCCTCGCCAGATGCTTCAACGTGCCGCTCTCG CTGCTGGTGAGCGACAGCTTCATCGCCCTGTTCTATCTGATCGTTTGCCTGCTCGAGTTCACTGCTTTCTGCACAGATCCAGATGACAATGCGTCGACCAAAGTCGCCGGG GTGTTCGCCATGTTCGCCATGATGTGCTTCGTGGTCTCGTCCTATTTCTCGTACAAGTTCTTCCAAGAAGAGCGGCTACCGGCACTGCCGCCGCCTGGTCTACACGCGGCCACCGTCACGCAAGTGCTGCCCAAGTAA